AAACACACGCCCTGCGGTCAAAAAGTGTACGGTTGGGGGTTCGGCGGGGAAGCCGAAAGGGATCAGATGTCGAAGGCGAAGGAGAAGCGGTGGCCTTCGCCAAGGTTCTCCTTGAAGGGGATAAAGGCGTAGTCCAGCCGGAACTGGGAAATGTAGAACCCGAGGCCGAAGGAGATATTCTGTGCATCCAGCCCCTGAACATAGCCGGCGCGCAGCGCCAGATAGCCCGGGGCACGGTATTCCACACCGCCCTTGAACAGCGGCTTGTTGTCACGAATACCCTGCGCTTCCGCCGTCACCATCACGGAGCCGATCTTCGGCAGCGCATGCTCGTAGGCCGCACCGCCCCGCACAGTGGTCGGCAGCTTGGGAGACTCCACCACAAAGGCGGACATTTCGCCCATATTCTGCACCGCCGCGCCCAGCGTCAAACCCGGAACCACATCCCGCGCCAACGCGCCGGCATCAAGCCCATAGCCGCGCGAAGCTTCGAGCTGGATCTTCTGATACAGGTACCGTCCGGCCACACCGACCGAATACTTATCGCTGATCTTGAAAGCCAGCGCCGCGCCCACCGCCGAATTCACCGCGTCAAAGGTCGAAATCGGGTTGACACTGGGCTGATCCCGGAATTCGATGTCGGATACGCGTGTGCCGAGATAGCTCGGCGAAAGCGCCAGCCGCCCGCGGTGCACCGTGAAGCCAATAAACTCCGAACGCGTGTCCGCGAAATGCTTGGTCAGCATCAGGGCTATGCCGCGCGGGGTGAACGCCGGCACCGCGGGATTGTACGTCGCCGAAGTCGGCCCGGTAATCAGGGCCACACCGCTGCCGCCCAGAGCGCTCTCGCGTGCTCCCACCGGGATCTCCAGAAAGGCCAGCCCCGTCCCCGCAAAGCTCGAAGAGACCGCCAGCATCAGCAGCAGGACTACAAGGAATGTTCTCATATATGGATTCTGATTTTTCAGCGTTTTGCTTTTCTTAAAATCTCACGCTCCAGCCAAGCTGGGTCGAATTGTTCGGCGCGATATTTTCCAGCACATAGGTCAGATCCAGCGACGAACGCAGTTTCCACACGGCAAAGCCCAATCCAAGGCCGAAGGTCGGCGCGCCGTCGTCATAACCTATACGTCCGGCGATGCTCTGTTTGGGCGTAATATCCATCGCGCCTTCCAAACCCGCATGCAGCCGGGTATCGTTCTTATCGCTGCTCTCCACGTCCACCACACCGGTAATTCCGCTGCGCTCATAGGCCGCGCCCGCGCGGTACTCGAATGGCCATTTGTCGGCCTTGGTGGAACCCTGCGCCCAATAGTCCGTGGTGTTCCACGTGGTCTTGGCGCCGAGATTCTTGATCTGCGCGCCCACGGTCAGATGATCGATAGGCTTGGCAAACGCGCCGACGTCCGCGCCGAATCCGTTGCCGTGGATCGATTTATTGTCGTTGCCGATCTTGCCGAAGGTCTCGTAGATGACCTTGGCCGTTACACCCGCGCCGAAGCGCTCGTGGAATTGCAGGCCGAAAGAAAACAGAAACAGGTTCGACGATTGATCAATCGTAGCCAGCGGATTGCCGTCGAAGTCGCGCGAATCGATGTTGCCCACTCCCGCATGCAGCCAGCCCAGACCCACGCCCGCGTTTACCGCCTGCTTGTCCGGTCCGGCCTTGGGATGCAGCGGCGCCGTGAACGCCAGATAGTCCAGCGTGCGATCAAGAGACATCCGCGCGGTCGTGGCCGAAAACTCGTACGTCTTGGCAAACGATAGCGCGCCGGGATTGTAATAGATCGCCGACGGCCCTTCCGCCAGTCCCGTATAGGCATTGCCCAGCGCCTTGGCCCGCGCTCCCGCCCCCAGCCGCCCAAAGGCCCCCGCAAACCCGCCATTGGTGTCCGCCAGTGCCGCCGAACACAGGACAAGCAGGAGAAGTATGAAAAGAGATTTTCGCATAGGGTAATTCGTTTGTGACTTGGGCCAAGTCCTTAATCTCATCGCCGAGTCAATGAATGCGCCGACGCAGATCGTATTCCGCAGCAGAGGTCAGGGTTCGTTGTTCCCCCACTTCAGTGGGGGAATTCAAGGGGGTGGCCGAAGGGCCATCCGTGTCCGCTTCATAAAGTACCGTTCCTCTTTCCATGATCTCTCGTAGAAAGAAGTCTTCCCACTCGATCCTTTGCCGGATCACTTCGGGTGTTCGAACCAGTAAGTCGATGGCGAACCGATGCGAGACATGCTGGAGGATCTGCGCCGCTTTGCGGATCGGATTGCCCTCGATCTCCGGCAGGACTACCAGAAGATCCACATCCGAATCATCGTGCGGCGTTCCATACGCGTACGACCCGAATAGAATGATCTTCTGCGGATGAAACTCGCGTGCGATCTGGTCGCACACCTGCTGTATCGACTCGAAATCTACCATATCTTATTGAACGCTGATCCCCAGCCGAAGGCCGGCGAATCCAACATCGAGTGAACCGCTGTACGGTTCATCAAAGGGATACCCTAAAAGCAGCGTTGTAACGTCGCTTTCCGCAAACCATGCCAGTCGTTCCCCCATCGGAAGCGAAACACCGAGGCCCGCCCGGGCGCTGATCCCGCGATAATTCCCCGCGCCGGCGCCATAGGCGCCGCGACAATCTTCGCCGTCATAAGGATAATTCGGGTAAAGCACCGGACGCGTGACCGTGCCCCACATGCCGCCTAACCCCAATGCCATGTATGGACGAACGGCCGATGATCTGTGTGCAAAGGAAACCATAAGATCGGCCATGGCGCTCGCAAATCTCGACGGACCACTGTGGCGGTACGGATCGAAGTCCGGGCTGTGATAGCCGAAGCGGTCATACGTCCCTTCCAGCCGCAGCGCGCGGTGGGGACTGAGCGGAATCTCTATTCCACCCTCGATCCCGTAGCTCCCCCGCCAATAGTCGCGGTTGGGCGCAAGATTCACAATCGTCACGGGCTGGCTCGCGCTGAAATAAAATGTTACTGGACAGAGCCGCGTTTCCGCTTTCGCGGTCCCCACGATCCAGCACAGCGCAATCCCCGCCGTCCACCGAAGGCTAACCCATCCCATAGCCGCCTCCGAATTTGCTCGAGTTTCCTTCTCGGATTAGAATCTGCGAAACCTGACGTCGCCGCCGCGCGGGGTGTCCTTACCCCGCGCGCCACAAAGCCTCAATCCAGCACAATCACCTTGCCCCACACGTCGCCGCCGGGCTTGGAGATCTTGTAGAAGTAGGTGCCGTTGGCGACAATCGTGCCGTTCTTGCGCCCGTCCCATGTTTCGTACTGTTCGCCCGAAGGACGCGTGGCCGTGGGCAGGTCCACAACTTTGCTCATCGCCATGTCATAGATCGAAATCTTTACCGCGCCGCCGGTGGCCGCCGTATAGCGCAGTTTCACCGGACCGAACCGCGAGGGCGACCAGGGATTGGGATACGCATACGTATCCACGGAACGCGCCCCACCCGAGAGCGGATAGGCCGCCTGAAACAGCGTCCAGTGATTGCCCCGGTCCGAGGTCACGGCCAAACCGTCCGTGCCGCCCGCCCACACGCTGTACAGCGAATCGCTGTAGGCTGCATAAATCTGCGCTTCGCCGAACTGATGGCTGTTGGCGGCATCGGAAATATTGGCAAACAGCGCCCAGTGCGCGCCGCCGTCGGGAGACTTCCACAGCCCCAGATCATCACACACATACACCGTATCACCGGTGGGGGAGAAGCCAAAGCCGTGCGCCCGCACCGTTTCGAACCTGCCGATGGACTGCACCACCTGCGCCGAATCCAGATAAACGTGCCATGTCGCGCCGCCGTCGGTGGATTTGGTCACCGCATAATACTCATCGGAACTCTCCGCCCGCCATGTGGCCGCCCACACCGCATGCTGGCTCTCCTGATAATCCAGCGCCGTCACAAAATTGCCGGAAAAGCTGGTGCGCGATGCGCGGAAGTTGTGCCACGTGCGGCCTTCATTCGTGCTCTTCAGAATACCCGCCGCCGTGCCCACCCAGACCGCGCTGTCGCCATACATCACCGCAAAATCTCGATGAATCAGACCGTCGACCGGGTCGCCCGGATGAAACGGCAGCGAACGCCCGTCGTCGAGCACCAGCGGACTCACCACGCGCCAGCCTGTGGTATCATTGTAATGGGTGTAGTCCGCCGCATAAGCGTGCCGGCGCAGGCCGCCGCCCTTGGATGCGATCCACACAAAACTGTCGCTCTGCGCGATGTCATACGTGATGTTGTCCACGTTGGTCGTCGTCGGCCAATACCCCAGCGTGCTGTCGTAACCCGAGGCATCGAAGTGGTGATAATTCGGATCGCGCGGCTGCGGAAAGTGCACCCACGTCTGACCGTGATCGCGCGAATACACCAGCCCGTCGCCCGCGCCGGAAATACCTACCGAGGTATCGAAGGCAAAGGACGCCCAGAGAATCGAGTCCGTCACCAGCAGTCCGCTGGTGCCGCCCTTGCCCAGCCCGTTCGATTGGGTGTACGAGTCGAAATGCGATCCCCGCAGGTCCGCGCGGTTCACGATCACCCGTGATAGTCCGTTGCCCGTTGCCAGCCACAGCGTATCCAGCGCTTCGGGCCGGATGTCGATAATCACATTCGAGACCAGGCGCGGTTCCGGCGTGCCCTGATCCAGCGCCGAGCGGCCCCCGGCGATCTGATACCCCAGCGGTGCGTATTGGGCGAAGGCCGACAGAGTCACTGCGGCGAAGATAACCAGCGAAAAGATGAGTTTCATATATCTATGGGTCAACGAAAAACGAGGGGTCTCGTTCCTGTTTTGCGCAATCAGCGCTTCTTAACTGTGCCGCATACGGTTTATCTACTGGCGAGCGCCCAGCACGGGATAATCTCCCTTGCCCCGCGTAATCTCCTCGTCTTTGCCCGGTGCCGTCATCATCATCGACGGCTCGGGGCGCACCAGTCGCACACTGTCCATCAGATATGCCGAGGTATCATGCGGCGGCGCGCAATCAATCGCATAGAAGCGGAAATAGTACAGCACCGACGCGGTCGTGTCGTAGACCACCCGGATGCCTCCCGAGTAGATCCCGTCGCGCGGCACCGCGTCAGGGCGGCTGCCGGTGGTATCGTCGAACATCTCGAGGGCCGAACTGATAAACCAGTCCGTCGCCGTTGATCGCCGCGTGTCATAGTGCACCGTATAGGCGGCGTAATCGCGGCTGCTCACCAGTTCGCAGTCGTGCAGCCGCGCCGTAATCACCGCAAAGTTGGTGTCCGTCGGAACCGCGGGCCGCAGCAAGGTGTCGGGCAGGGTCGGATCGGACAGGGAGGGCCGCGCATTGACAAAGCTTGCCACATTCACGCTCTGAACGCAGGACATCCCGAACTGAGTATGCGCCGCATACTCCAGTGTGTAAGCATTCTGCGCCGTTCCCGTACAGCCGAAGAAGGTCGGATCCAGACTCACCCGCCATACGGTGTCGCCTTCCGCCGCCGCAAAATCCGCCTGTGCCAGCACGGTAGTTCCTTCCCGCAGCCGGACCCGCACCGAATCCGCACGGTCCGCCGGAGTCGGCGCCACCCGCACCGTCAGCGTCTCCGGCGCAAAACACTCGGCAAAGACGCTGTCCTGCGGATAGGACGTGATCAGGCATGGCCCGGCGTTCTGCACATTCACCGTCAGAGTGGCGTTGTTGGCCATCTCATAGCCCACGCCGCCGTAAAACGTAAAATGGAACTGGTAGGCTCCGGTCACACTGTTGGCCAGAAGCTGGCCGTTGATCTGCCGCGTATACTGGCCGTCGTGCGCCGCAATATCCCGCGAGGAAGAACTGGCATACGCCGGACCGGAGAGCGGAAAGACCCCGCCGTCATCATACAGGCCGAACGCGGGCAGCGCCGTTCCATCCGGTTTGCGGACCTCGCATACAATCGAATCCGGCAGATAGCGGTTGTCGCTGATCTGAATCCGGTACGTGAACGGATCCGGCGCGTTGGCCGGCAAATAGGCCGAACCTTCCAAAAGCTGCGCCTGCACCGGCCCCGGAGCCGAAGTGTTATTCGTACTCTGCTTGCTGCACCCGAAGAAAAGCAGAAAGCAAAAAGCAGAAAGCAGCAGAAGCACAAGCATCCCTTTTGGCTTTTTGGCTTTTAGGCTTTTAGGCTTTTTACTCATGCTTCGCCATCCTTCCGAATTTAGCCAGCCACAGGCCATGCCTGAGACCGCGTTCGCTGACGATGCCTTCCTCAATTTCCAGTGCCCAGAACATCTCCCGCAGCAGAATCGCTCCCGCCAGAATAATTCGCCCGCGTCCCACCGGCATGCCGGGCATCATCTGCAACTCCTCGGCGGGCCGTCCCAGAAAATGCGCAATCAGCCGGTCCACGTCTTCCACGGTGATCAGGCTGCCGCCCACCCGCGCCGGGTCATAATGCCGGTAGCCGGATTTGAGCATCGCCAATGTAACCACTGTGCCGCCTACCAGAATCCACGGCACCTTCCTGCCGCGCAGATTGGCCACCAGATGGGTCAACCTGCCGCGCAGCGACGACACCAGTTCGGAAACTTCGTCTTCCTCGGGAGGATCATTCACAAAAAACTGATTGGTGAGCACCGATGATCCGACGTCTACGCTGTAACTCTGTCCGGGATTGTAGCCGAGCCCTTCCACAATTTCCGTCGAACCGCCGCCCAAGTCCATCACGCACACCCGCTCGGTAGGATAGATCTCACGGTTGGAAATCGCGCCCAGATAAGTCAGTGCCGCCTCTTCCCGGCCGCTGATAATCTCCAGCGGCAGCCCCACCACGTCCTTCACCGCCTGCTGAAAATCCGCGCGGTTGTTCGCATGCCGCACGGCGGCGGTCGCGCCGATCACAAAATCTTCCGCGCCCATCCGCCGGTAATCGCGCACGATTTCCGCCAGCAGATCCACATTCAGCGCCATCACGTCCGGCGAAAACTCCGGCCCCTGCCGCAGCGCGTCCCCCAGGTGGTTCACGGTAATCTGATCCTGCAGCACCTGCAGTTCGCCGTTCGATCCTTCCGCCAGCAAGGCCAGCGTGGTGTTGGTGCCAATGTCAATCGCTCCGGCAATCATGGCTGAACCTCTTCGTGCGCCAGCATGTCCATCAGCGTCCGGCCCACCTGCCCGAGACTGTTCGCCGAGCAGTGCTCGGGAGTGTCATCGGTCGTGTGCCAGTAGGGATAGTTGAAATCAATCAGGTCCACGGCGGGTATCTTCTGTTCCATAAACGGGAGATGGTCGTCGATCACCGGAATGCCGTTCTCCCTCACAAACGCCGCGGCATTCACGCGCGCGGCGGCACTCCAGATCTTGTCCACCACCGGCTTGGCGTACTTGGCCGAATACTCTTCTTGCGGGATGCGCACGTCGCGCTGGCCGATCATGTCCAGAAGTATCACGAAGCGCGGCGGAGGATCGAGCAGGTTCTTCACGTAATGCTTCGACCCGATCAAATAGTCCGCGATCACCTCTTCCCGTCCGTAGTCTTCGCCGTCGAAGAACACAATGTCCAGCCCCACCGGAGCCGGATTGGCTTTCAGTTGCCGCGCCACTTCCAGCAGCACCGCCACGCCGGACGCGCCGTCATCGGCTCCCGGAATCGGCGTCTTGCGCTTGGCCGGATCCGGATCACGGTCGGCAAAGGGCCGCGTGTCCCAGTGCGCGCACAGCAGCACCCGGTCCCGCTGGTTGGGCCGGATCCGCCCGATGATATTCGTCAGGCTGAGGGTCTCTTTCGTGTCTTCGCTCTTGTACTGGAACGGCTGTGTGATCACCGTATCCGTCCAGAAGGCCAGTTCGCGCTTCAGAAAATCCAGACACTGCGCATGGCCGGGCGAGCCGGGATTGCGCGGCCCGAAGGCGCACTGCGCCTCAAGATAATAGAAGGCGTTGTCCTGATCGAAGGGCGCTGCCGCCCAGGCTGCGCCGCTTAACAACAGGACCAACACGGCGAGTTTAACCGCGGATGGCAATGTTCACCTGAATTCCGAATTCGAAAACCCGGGACTTGCTTTGATTAATGTCGTTCTTTGTCTGCTGGAACTGGACATAGCCCTGTCCCTGCACCGTATTCGAGAAACTGTAGGTCATGCGCGGCTGCACCGACCAGGAAGACGTCGCCGCACGCGGCGCATAGTCATCGCTGCCCGTCTGCGTGGCATCCTGCGTCTGTTTGCCGTAATCCACATTCAGCGAGAAGGTCGTCTGGTTCTGAAGGCGGACCGAGCGCATGATCAGCAACGGCAGTTTGAATCCCGTATGGATCGTGTAACTGACGCTGGCCGTCAGGCGATTATCCGTGCTGCGCGACCGGGTGGACTGCAAAAGCTGATTCGAGTAGGTGCTGGAGGAGGTGAAGCCAATCTGGGAATCGATATCACCCTTCCATGACACGTTAGCCCGCAGCAGCGGGTTCCAGTTGCGCGTGTATTCGCGCGACTGAACGTTTGACCGGGAGTTCGCCCATCCTTCCCGCATCTTATTCGACAGGGCGCTGGACAGGCTGATCGTCTTGGTCACCGAACTCAGGAATTTGATCCGCTCCAGTCCCGACCAGTCCACGCTCACGTCCATAAACGGGAACGCGGTGGTCTTCTTGGTGCCCAGCCAGAAGGTCGTCTGCTCCACCGACCCGAGCCGGCTCTGGCTCGAGTTCTCGGATGCGTCGTGGCTGTAGTTGAAGGCCACGCGGATATCCTGCGTCAGCCGCAGGCCGCTGCGGGCGGTGATCTTCTCGTCGCTGCGCAGCGTGGGAATGCTGCCGTAGCCGGAATCGACGCGCAGCCCCGGATTCTGCGTAAACCCGAACTGGTAGGGCAGCGACGCCTGTCCGATGGTGGCGGACTGGCTGTGCCCGGCGGTATTGTCGTAGCTTAAGGCAATCGGATCGATAAAGGTCAGAGCCTTCTTGATGGGCCGGAAGACCTGCCCCAGCAGTTGCAGCGGAGACGATCCACCTTCCCGGTGGGATTTGGTCGTATCGCTGCGGGCTCGCGACGTGTCGCTCCTCGCCCGTGTCGTATCGCCCGCCGCCGTGCTGCCCAGGGGGCCGCGATGGGATGGACCGCCACGCAACGAATCGCCCGGCATGGGCAGGCCGCGCGGCGGCATACCGTCCCGTGGGGAACCGAGGGAATCTCCCTGCATCATGTCGCGCGGATTGCCCGGCCCGCGTCCGCGATCCGGTTCCTCCGGACGGTCTGAACCACGCTCCCGGTCTCGATCCCGTCCCCGCCGCCCGCGTCCGCCGCTGCCGCCACTTTCACCGAAAATATTGCGGAAGTCGAGCTGGACGTCCGTGCCGAAGTTTCGCTGGTTGGAAACACTCTGGGCGTTCGTTTGGGAGAAGTTGCGGTTGGCCCAGGCATAGGTGGTCGTATAATTGACCGTCGGTTTGAACCACGGCAGAAACTCCGGACTGTAGGTGTTGGTCAGGTTCTGCGTAACGTCTGTGGTTTGCCCCCAGTTCCACGCCACGAGCTTTGCCCAGTCGCCGGTCAGCAATTGTCCTTTGTGGCTTCGCGTGTAATCGATGGTGATCGGGTCGAACGGCGCCAGACCGGTATTCAAACTGCGCGTCGTCAGGAACTGCCGCGATCCGGTGGTCACTCCAGCCCTTGTAAACTGGTTCTGCACCACCTTGGAGGCCTGCGCATTCACCGTCAGCTTGGTCGGCTTGAAATAGAAACGCATATCCGCCACTTTGGCCAGCAGCGGCAGCCGCTTCGCCCACCACAACGGAGGAACGCCGCGTCCTTTCGAGGTCGGGAAACTGTACGCCACCTGCGCCGCGCTCTGCTCGGAGTTGTTCCGTGCATTGGCCGGATCGCTGCGCTTGTCAAGCGTGTAATCCCACTGGGCCGTGAACTTTTCCAGGGTCCAGTTGATCAGTTTAACCTTGGAATTCCCGCCTTTGGAAAACCGCAGTCCATAGGAAAAAGACTTGGACTTGGTTTTGATGCTGTCCGGAGCCGTGGACGGTATGATCCGGGTATCCGTTCCCGGAATAATTCTCGGGCTCTGGTTCGTCTCGTTATAAGAAAGATGCAGCGGCAACTGGTAACCGAAACGGTCCAGCCATACCTTCTGCAAATTGACCGTGGCGTTGCCCGAGAGTGCGTCCGTGCTGGCATTCGCGCCGACACGGGTGTTCACATTGTGGAAATCCGCGTCCGTGTTGCGGTAGCCGCCCGAAAGCTGCACGAAGTCGGCCAGGTTCAGCGACGTGCTGACATCCATTGCCGTGCCCGGATCCTTGTAAATGTCGGACACGCGCAGTTCATCCACCCAGATTTCCTTGTTCTCCACATGCTCAGTGGTGTTCTTGTTGAGGATGCGCACACCGAGCGCAATGAATCCCACCTGTGACATCGTCGGGTTGCCGCTGATCACCAGACTATCGCCCCGCCAGGGCGTCGTCGTCCGTTCCGCGGCAAACCGCCCGTTGATCGTCAGAGCGCGATGATTGGTATCCTGCGCCGCCACCGCCGCCGCCCGCAAAGAGTTCAGGTTCGACAACTCATTCATCGCGATGTCAATAACATTCTGGGAATGCCATCCCGGATGCACCGTCTCCACGATGTCATAAAAGTTGTTCATGTCGCCGTAGGTGCGTCCGAAGCGCAGGATGAGTTCCAGCTTATTGTCTTCGAAGTTCGACGCCCCCAGCGTGTCGCCGCCGTGCACGAACATCTTGAGGCGCTTGTACTCCGTCATGTTCATCGGCTGGTACAGGTTCTTCGATACAAAGAACTCCGAGGGAATGCGGTTCGTGGAGTCGGGACCGCTCAGGCGTTTCAGTTCATTCACCTTCAGCACCAGAGATTGCTCCCGCTGCCGCAAGTTGGTGATCGGATCAATCTCGCCCTCCACGCCCGGAGGGCTCACATAGCCCGGATTCTCATGCGTGTTGATCACCGCGGTGGAGACATATTCGGTCGAGTCATTGCTCAAAGACGTCGCCGGCAGCCACTCGTTGGACACGATATCCATCTGCACCGTTTCGATCCGCGTGGGAGTCGCGGTCTCGTGAATACCCGTCACATAGATCCGCGCCCAGCGCACATTGTCTAGCCGTGGATTGCCATGGGCCGTCCGGACTTCTTCATGCTGCTTATCCGGGCTGATCGGAATCCGGAGCAAGCGCCAGCGGTTGCGGGGGTTGCGGCCCACGGTGTATTTGTTGAGAAACTCCGGGTCAGTCAGCTTGAACGTGTAGGAGAAATAATTGTCCTGCGTGTCCAGCGTCTGATTGTTGTTCAGATCTTCCGTGTCCGGATAGCCGCCGCCTTCATCGTTCCGGTTGCGCTCCGTGCCGTTGATGTGTGAAAAATCCGAACTGTTCGCCGAATACTGCCAGTCATCCCAGGAGGGCACCGGCGGATGATCATGGCCGTTCCAGTAGGCCGAATCCTGCGGATCGGTGCCGAACTTGCCATCCAGGCCCGCATCTTCTTCCGGAGTCAACACCCCGTTGCCCGAGGATGACCGCGGATTCGTTTGCACCACGCCCGGCAGCGGCCTGTCCTCGGTATCGAGGGTATCATTCGGCAGCGCGTCTTCGGAAAGCTGCCCCAGGTCCACTACCAGCCGCGCGTCAGGATCTCGCTCCGCATTGAGGTTATTCGGCATATTGATCCAGAACTCGAGGTACTGCGCCCGCGTCTCATCGGCGTAACCTTCTCCGAGGTACCGCATCACGCCGCCCCAACTCGAATCGGCAGGACCGCCAATGGTATCCGGCGTGAATTCGAAGATCAACGACTGCAGCGTGTTGGCCACCTGCGAGTTTACTTCCCGGTCCGGGAACACTTCCTTGACCGGCACCTGGTCGCGCGTGTTCGGGTTATACCAGCGCAAGCGTCCGCGGCGGTGGTCAATTTCCCGGACCGGAACACCGTTCGGCGACGGATTCGTCGGGATCGAGGAGATCGACCACGTGCGGCGGCTCATTCCCAGCGGCGTGGCGCGCCGCGAGCCTTCGAAGTCGTCCACGTACGCCAGACCGTTGAAATCTCCCGTGCGCGAGTTCGACAACGAATTCGGATTCGGCACCACCCGCGCGATTTCCGCGTCAATCGTCATGTCCGAAGGCGCGTCCGTGCGGATCAGCGGCAAGGCGTCAATCGCCCGCGTCAAAAACTCCGGCTTGAACTTCAAACTGGTGTTCGCATCCCACAACGTGTTGCGGATCGGCTCCATGCCGATACGTACGCGCTTGTCCAGCGTCGACTGGTTCAAATACAGCAGCATGCCGCCGATGTACGAATCCTGCCACAAGGCGTACTCGGCGCGCGCTCCGAGTAGCGTCGTTTTATCCAGCGAGGAGGTCTGGCCGGACTCATAGGTAATATCGAGATTCGCCCCCGGTGCCTTGGCCGCATCGTTCAAAATCCGCAGTTCGCCCGAAGAATAGTCCACCGTATAGTCGATGCCACGGGTCAACTTCTGCCCGTTCAGCATCACCTCTTCGGAATTCTCCAGCACCAGCACACCCAGCGAATACACCGACGAAGACCCCTTGTACTCGGCGCGGAACGTCCACTTGTCCGCATACTGGCCGGCCGAGGACAGCAGCCCCTTATAAAGGTAAGGCGCGGTGAAGGTGTGCGAGGTATCCTGCAACGCCGTCTCCATCGTGTCCAGCGGCCAGACCACAAGGTCGCCCCCGAGCGGATTCGCCGTCGTTGCCTTGTAGAATCCCGACGGCTTGAACGGCGTCAAATCCAGAAAATGCAGTTCGCCAAATTCGTAATTGATCAGTGCCGGAAACGCGTCCACCTGACCATCCGGAGTCTGGCTTCCGCCCGGACCCTGACGGTCGAAATCGAAGAACGTCAGCCACGTCTGACCCGTAAACCCCGGAACCTGCGGGCCCGTCTCTTCCGTGCGTCCCGCGGCCGCCTTGCGGATAATTTCCAGTTTGAAATTATTGCGGTCGATGCTCGATGCGCCCAGCGGATAGATATTTCTCAGCATCAGTGTCCACGTGGAATCGTCCGGCAGAGGATTGGCGGGCCGCAGTAGCACCAGCTTAATCAGCCCTTCGCCGTTTCCCGTATACAGGGTGCCGAAGGAGGTGGTGTCGATCCCGTTGCCGCCCACCAGCCGGAAGGCGCAGCCCAGCGCCAGCCCCGCCGGCAGTGCCGAACGCAGCCGAACCCGTCCCAACTGCAAATCGACGTCGTAGTCGACGCCTTTGGAGAGCACCCGCCACTTCGTATACCAGTGGTTGTTATCCGACGGGTAGGTTGCGCTGTCCGGCAGAGAAAGGTCCTGGATGTACTGTATGGCCGCCGCCCGCCCGTCGCGTGCGCCGTTGACCGACTGCCCCTGTGTCACCTGCGCCCACACCTGAATGTCGTAGAGCTGCTCATTGGGCGGCGCCGCGATGTGGTCCATGTTGTAGTAATGGCGGTAGTACTCGAGGAAGTTCGGCACGGCTCCCCGGCTGCCCGCGATGGACGTGTTAGTCACCATGAAATACTGATCGTGCAGGATCTCTTTTTCATGGATCTCGCGCCGCGTCGACGCCGAATTGCCCGAGGACAGCTTATTCTTCTGCCCGCGCTCCAGCGAGGCAATGCCCGTCAAACTCAGCGGCCCGGCCTTAAGCTGGGTCTTTAAGCCGAACAGACCGGTATTCTTGCCCGAAAACGTCGCCAGCTTGGTCCCGAGGTT
This genomic stretch from bacterium harbors:
- the sprA gene encoding cell surface protein SprA, encoding MSESRNVRSYRPTPFTLLLLLVCLAAWTTSARAGVGFRVSLLSSPSGSNYLTQPYAHGIADTTFGHRAILDIGTGARDPGVSFDTTYSQATVTLKMKETHLAPPTILSYQTYEEQRMRWDVQRSWRELTDKSYKASSTTGGGEGIAIDLPYRIKSKTFRRLFGGDNVGVRVQGNISINGSLRRQKFDEIQAVNQQNTNTAFRIDMVQQFTITGKVGQKVEVKVDQDSERMFDFENSLKLTYTGDEDEIIQKIEAGNVALNLGTKLATFSGKNTGLFGLKTQLKAGPLSLTGIASLERGQKNKLSSGNSASTRREIHEKEILHDQYFMVTNTSIAGSRGAVPNFLEYYRHYYNMDHIAAPPNEQLYDIQVWAQVTQGQSVNGARDGRAAAIQYIQDLSLPDSATYPSDNNHWYTKWRVLSKGVDYDVDLQLGRVRLRSALPAGLALGCAFRLVGGNGIDTTSFGTLYTGNGEGLIKLVLLRPANPLPDDSTWTLMLRNIYPLGASSIDRNNFKLEIIRKAAAGRTEETGPQVPGFTGQTWLTFFDFDRQGPGGSQTPDGQVDAFPALINYEFGELHFLDLTPFKPSGFYKATTANPLGGDLVVWPLDTMETALQDTSHTFTAPYLYKGLLSSAGQYADKWTFRAEYKGSSSVYSLGVLVLENSEEVMLNGQKLTRGIDYTVDYSSGELRILNDAAKAPGANLDITYESGQTSSLDKTTLLGARAEYALWQDSYIGGMLLYLNQSTLDKRVRIGMEPIRNTLWDANTSLKFKPEFLTRAIDALPLIRTDAPSDMTIDAEIARVVPNPNSLSNSRTGDFNGLAYVDDFEGSRRATPLGMSRRTWSISSIPTNPSPNGVPVREIDHRRGRLRWYNPNTRDQVPVKEVFPDREVNSQVANTLQSLIFEFTPDTIGGPADSSWGGVMRYLGEGYADETRAQYLEFWINMPNNLNAERDPDARLVVDLGQLSEDALPNDTLDTEDRPLPGVVQTNPRSSSGNGVLTPEEDAGLDGKFGTDPQDSAYWNGHDHPPVPSWDDWQYSANSSDFSHINGTERNRNDEGGGYPDTEDLNNNQTLDTQDNYFSYTFKLTDPEFLNKYTVGRNPRNRWRLLRIPISPDKQHEEVRTAHGNPRLDNVRWARIYVTGIHETATPTRIETVQMDIVSNEWLPATSLSNDSTEYVSTAVINTHENPGYVSPPGVEGEIDPITNLRQREQSLVLKVNELKRLSGPDSTNRIPSEFFVSKNLYQPMNMTEYKRLKMFVHGGDTLGASNFEDNKLELILRFGRTYGDMNNFYDIVETVHPGWHSQNVIDIAMNELSNLNSLRAAAVAAQDTNHRALTINGRFAAERTTTPWRGDSLVISGNPTMSQVGFIALGVRILNKNTTEHVENKEIWVDELRVSDIYKDPGTAMDVSTSLNLADFVQLSGGYRNTDADFHNVNTRVGANASTDALSGNATVNLQKVWLDRFGYQLPLHLSYNETNQSPRIIPGTDTRIIPSTAPDSIKTKSKSFSYGLRFSKGGNSKVKLINWTLEKFTAQWDYTLDKRSDPANARNNSEQSAAQVAYSFPTSKGRGVPPLWWAKRLPLLAKVADMRFYFKPTKLTVNAQASKVVQNQFTRAGVTTGSRQFLTTRSLNTGLAPFDPITIDYTRSHKGQLLTGDWAKLVAWNWGQTTDVTQNLTNTYSPEFLPWFKPTVNYTTTYAWANRNFSQTNAQSVSNQRNFGTDVQLDFRNIFGESGGSGGRGRRGRDRDRERGSDRPEEPDRGRGPGNPRDMMQGDSLGSPRDGMPPRGLPMPGDSLRGGPSHRGPLGSTAAGDTTRARSDTSRARSDTTKSHREGGSSPLQLLGQVFRPIKKALTFIDPIALSYDNTAGHSQSATIGQASLPYQFGFTQNPGLRVDSGYGSIPTLRSDEKITARSGLRLTQDIRVAFNYSHDASENSSQSRLGSVEQTTFWLGTKKTTAFPFMDVSVDWSGLERIKFLSSVTKTISLSSALSNKMREGWANSRSNVQSREYTRNWNPLLRANVSWKGDIDSQIGFTSSSTYSNQLLQSTRSRSTDNRLTASVSYTIHTGFKLPLLIMRSVRLQNQTTFSLNVDYGKQTQDATQTGSDDYAPRAATSSWSVQPRMTYSFSNTVQGQGYVQFQQTKNDINQSKSRVFEFGIQVNIAIRG